A genomic stretch from Lathyrus oleraceus cultivar Zhongwan6 chromosome 2, CAAS_Psat_ZW6_1.0, whole genome shotgun sequence includes:
- the LOC127122851 gene encoding uncharacterized protein LOC127122851, with amino-acid sequence MGIPDDEILNVAPLSVIPGADIDLNQPISIDALASACSNQGNPSCIPSGSTPVTNSKEDTHYIDRVIRDLVTRILNEGHSVKGVSTPLSQMYPSPEVEQHSDKDDDPSSSDKDLAAERLCSLGQTTSEKGKYVASHTANASHSEKHDDANVVIDLEDGSSDDQEEILIHRMKPSVAKRMKTRKGKSVAELMSARKAKKTAGIGPSKPWSKVEVKKRKVRDDSEPEEDVEEDVPDISPVKKTIVRKSPVPVVHLDNISFHLEDGAAKWKFVIQRRVAVERELGKDVDDVKEVMNLIKVVGLLKTVVGFSSCYEGLVKEFIVNIPEDIADKNSKEFCKVYVRGKCITFSPTVSNNFLGRKIEGAGELEVTDNQVCREITARQVKVWPVKKHLPVGKLTVKYAILHKIGAANWVPTNHISNIANTLGSRRKPALSVHYKLFEGSHVEDIVLTSAMKRPASKVGVIVELKETCEELGKGIRIATTRKQSLESLIASLEQAEGENIDHANVSHEEEAEAHTSSVRSSNHDDTRGNYVSGADEAAS; translated from the exons ATGGGCATCCCTGATGATGAGATTTTGAATGTTGCTCCTCTCTCTGTTATTCCCGGTGCGGACATTGATTTGAACCAACCCATCTCCATTGATGCCTTAGCTTCTGCATGCTCCAATCAAGGTAACCCCTCTTGTATTCCTTCTGGTTCAACTCCTGTCACTAACTCTAAGGAAGATACACACTACATTGATCGTGTTATAAGAGACCTAGTCACTAGAATTCTTAATGAAGGCCACTCTGTGAAGGGAGTTTCTACTCCCCTTTCtcaaatgtacccctctcctgaggttgaacaACATAGTGATAAGGATGACGATCCCTCCAGTTCTGACAAGGACTTGGCTGCTGAAAGGTTGTGCTCTCTAGGGCAGACCACGTCTGAAAAAGGGAAATATGTGGCTTCTCACACTGCTAATGCTTCCCACTCTGAGAAGCATGATGATGCAAATGTTGTGATTGATCTAGAGGATGGTAGCTCTGATGATCAAGAGGAAATCTTGATTCATCGCATGAAGCCAAGTGTGGCTAAACGCATGAAGACTCGCAAAGGAAAATCTGTGGCTGAACTTATGTCAGCTAGAAAAGCCAAGAAGACTGCTGGTATTGGTCCCTCCAAACCATGGAGCAAGGTTGAAGTaaagaagaggaaggtcagagatGATTCTGAGCCTGAAgaggatgttgaggaagatgtccctgacatctcgCCTGTGAAGAAAACCATTGTTAGGAAGTCTCCTG TCCCTGTTGTTCATTTGGATAACATCTCCTTCCATCTTGAGGATGGAGCTGCTaagtggaaatttgtgattcaaagaaGGGTAGCTGTGGAAAGGGAGTTGGGAAAAGATGTCGATGATGTCAAGGAGGTCATGAACCTGATAAAAGTTGTTGGGTTGTTAAAAACTGTTGTTGGGTTCTCTTCATGCTATGAAGGTTTAGTTAAGGAATTTATTGTTAACATTCCTGAGGATATTGCTGATAAGAACAGCAAGGAGTTCTGCAAGGTGTATGTGAGGGGTAAGTGTATAACATTCTCTCCTACTGTTAGTAATAATTTTCTAGGCAGAAAAATTGAGGGTGCAGGAGAATTAGAAGTTACAGACAATCAAGTTTGTAGGGAGATTACAGCTAGGCAGGTGAAAGTTTGGCCTGTTAAAAAGCATCTTCCAGTTGGGAAGTTGACTGTCAAGTATGCTATCCTGCATAAAATAGGAGCTGCCAACTGGGTCCCTACCAACCATATCTCCAACATTGCTAATACTCTTGGGAG tagaagaaaacctgctcTGTCTGTACACTACAAACTGTTTGAAGGAAGTCATGTCGAGGATATTGTCCTGACATCTGCCATGAAGAGGCCAGCCTCAAAAGTTGGAGTTATTGTTGAGCTTAAGGAGACATGCGAAGAGCTAGGTAAAGGGATAAGGATAGCCACGACTAGAAAACAATCGTTGGAATCcttgattgcaagcttggagcaagctgagGGTGAAAATATTGATCATGCTAATGTCAGCCATGAAGAAGAAgctgaagcccacacctctagtgtGAGGTCTTCTAACCATGATGATACAAGGGGCAATTATGTTTCTGGTGCTGATGAAGCTGCAAGCTAA